The genome window GGGGAGAGAAACCATCAGATATTGAAAAATTGTCTGAATGTATTCAACGACTATCTCAACTAGTTTCTGACTTTAAAGAGATCAAAGAATTGGACATGAACCCTGTATTGGTCATGGAGAAGGGCAAGGGATGTCGAATTCTGGATGTCAGAATTGGACTCTGATCGCATTTTATTCGTAGATTTTCACGCTTGTTTATTTAGAATTTTTATATAACTAGAAGTGACTATTGTTGTATGGCTAATGTCTTAAAGACCATTAGAACTGGGGATGATTATATTGAAAGTCTTAGAGGTCGTGATCTCAAAATTTACCTCTTTGGAGAGTTAATTAAAGAACCCGTTGATCATCCTATGATTCGACCATCTATTAATGCAGTAGCAGAAACCTATGATCTTGCAGTTCGTGAAGAAGCGCTGGCTTCTGCTGATTCCTCATTATCAGGATTGAAAGTTAATCGATTTTTACATATTGCAGAAAGTGCACAGGATTTAGTTTTACAAAATAAAATGCAAAGAAAACTTGGACAAAATACTGGAACATGTTTCCAAAGATGTGTTGGAATGGATGCATTGAATGCTTTACATTCAACTACATTTGAAATTGATGAAAAACATGGAACAGATTATCATAAACGATTCCTAGAATTTGTAAAGATGGTTCAAAAAGAGAATCTAGTGATTGGCGGAGCTATGACTGACCCTAAAGGTGATAGAAGTAAAGGACCTGCAGAACAAGATGATCCTGATTTGTTTACTAGGATAGTTGATGTTGATGATAAGGGAGTCTACGTATCTGGTGCAAAAGCACACCAAACTGGATGTATCAACTCACATTGGATAATTTTGATGCCAACTATTAGATTAACCGAGAATGACAAAAAATGGGCAATTGTTGGTGCAGTTCCAGCTGATGTTAAAGGCGTCACTTACATTTACGGTAGACAATCCTGTGACACTAGAAGTATGGAAGAAGGTGATATTGATAGTGGTAATGCGAAGTTTGGTGGACAAGAAGCATTAATGATTTTAGATAGAGTATTTATTCCATGGGATAAAGTTTTCATGAATGGAGAATATGAGTTTGCATCTATGTTGGTAGAACGTTTTACTTGTTATCATAGACGTAGCTATGTTTGTAAAACAGGATTAGGTGATGTGCTAATTGGTGCTGCTGCAACAATTGCTGAATATAATGGAGTTCCAAATGTATCTCATATCAAAGATAAAATCATTGAGATGACTCATCTTAATGAAACAATATTTGCAGCAGGAATTGCATCTTCACATCAAGGACATAAAATGAAATCCGGTGTATTTCTTAATGAAGATATGCTTGCTCAAGTTTGTAAACATAATGTTACACGTTTCCCATATGAAATAAGTAGATTAGCTCAAGATATTGCAGGTGGATTGGTAGTTACTCTTCCATCTGAAAAAGATTTCAGACATCCAGTGGCAGGCCCATTACTAAAAAAATATCTCGCAGGTAGAAAAGGAGTTGATGTTGAAAATAGAATGAGAGTTTTGAGATTGATTGAAAATATGACTCTTGGTAGAAATGCAGTTGGTTATCTTACAGAATCAATGCATGGTGCAGGCTCACCCCAAGCACAGAGAATCCAAATTCAAAGACAAATGCAAATAGGTTACAAAAAGAACTTGGCAAAGAATCTAGCAGGTATCACCAATGATATTCAAGAGCCAAAAGAATCATCTGAATACTTTAAACGAGTATTTAAAACAAAAGATTCTGTTTTATAATTAAATCCATTTTTTGTCAAACCTGCAGTATCACGAAAGGAGGTTTGTGCATATGTAGAACTAACTAAATAATATTGAAAAAACGACCAAAAATTTCGATTAGATATCAAGATTTTTTATTATTTCATAAGTGATTCTACTCTTGAAATTTATGATTGCTAAGAATACTTTTTTAG of Nitrosopumilus sp. contains these proteins:
- a CDS encoding 4-hydroxybutyryl-CoA dehydratase, with the translated sequence MANVLKTIRTGDDYIESLRGRDLKIYLFGELIKEPVDHPMIRPSINAVAETYDLAVREEALASADSSLSGLKVNRFLHIAESAQDLVLQNKMQRKLGQNTGTCFQRCVGMDALNALHSTTFEIDEKHGTDYHKRFLEFVKMVQKENLVIGGAMTDPKGDRSKGPAEQDDPDLFTRIVDVDDKGVYVSGAKAHQTGCINSHWIILMPTIRLTENDKKWAIVGAVPADVKGVTYIYGRQSCDTRSMEEGDIDSGNAKFGGQEALMILDRVFIPWDKVFMNGEYEFASMLVERFTCYHRRSYVCKTGLGDVLIGAAATIAEYNGVPNVSHIKDKIIEMTHLNETIFAAGIASSHQGHKMKSGVFLNEDMLAQVCKHNVTRFPYEISRLAQDIAGGLVVTLPSEKDFRHPVAGPLLKKYLAGRKGVDVENRMRVLRLIENMTLGRNAVGYLTESMHGAGSPQAQRIQIQRQMQIGYKKNLAKNLAGITNDIQEPKESSEYFKRVFKTKDSVL